The Nitrospirae bacterium YQR-1 genome has a segment encoding these proteins:
- a CDS encoding DivIVA domain-containing protein encodes MRITPLDIQQKQFPVKFRGFDVEEVYAFLEVLREEMEELLRENTSLKEQIHIIEGQLKEHKNMESTLRETLITAQQMIEAYKSNARKEAELITREAELKADEIIKRAQERVVKIHEDIVDLKGIRRHFKEEIRRLSEKIMREIEFDKEREGESEEWDESRRQSFGQDSDET; translated from the coding sequence ATGAGGATAACACCACTGGATATTCAGCAGAAACAATTTCCTGTCAAATTCAGAGGATTTGATGTGGAAGAAGTGTATGCTTTTTTAGAAGTGTTGCGTGAGGAGATGGAAGAGCTGCTGAGAGAAAATACCTCTTTAAAGGAACAAATCCACATAATAGAGGGCCAGCTTAAAGAACATAAGAACATGGAGTCAACACTGAGGGAAACCCTCATAACGGCTCAGCAGATGATAGAGGCTTATAAGAGTAACGCAAGGAAAGAGGCTGAACTGATAACCCGTGAGGCAGAGCTTAAGGCTGATGAAATAATAAAAAGGGCGCAGGAGCGGGTAGTTAAAATCCATGAAGACATTGTTGACTTAAAAGGAATACGCCGGCACTTTAAAGAGGAAATCCGCCGGCTGTCCGAGAAAATAATGAGAGAAATCGAGTTTGACAAAGAGCGTGAGGGAGAGAGCGAGGAGTGGGACGAAAGCCGCCGGCAAAGTTTCGGGCAGGACAGTGACGAAACTTAG
- the hisS gene encoding histidine--tRNA ligase: MTKLSTLKGVSDVLPPEIYTWNRIEETSKEVFRLFGFTEIKIPIIEHTELFIRSIGETTDIVGKEMYTFTDKGDRSITLRPEGTASVVRSFVENNLHLLPPPQKFYYYGPMFRYERPQKGRLRQFYQIGVEAMGSSGPLMDAEVVAMAHMILKKLNLTGLTIEINSIGCAGCRVAYRDAIVEFFSEKEMLCDDCKVRIVKNPLRLLDCKVERCVGQRAGAPVIFDFLCSDCKTHHESFKELLSAMDIDYKENPHIVRGLDYYNRTAFEITAEHLGAQKAVAAGGRYDNLVADFGGPATAAVGFAIGMERLVSLLGVTEKHPGPVFYIAPLGKEAQTRALVLCQSLRQRATPTEMGDGALSLKSHLKKADKLHASCVAIIGDNELKTSRVLCKRLSDAFQREILINDTEALIAFANSDGGERL, from the coding sequence GTGACGAAACTTAGCACCCTTAAAGGCGTCTCAGACGTCCTTCCCCCTGAAATATATACATGGAACAGGATTGAGGAAACCTCAAAGGAGGTTTTCAGATTATTTGGGTTTACTGAGATAAAGATACCCATTATTGAACACACAGAATTGTTCATCCGCTCAATTGGTGAAACTACGGATATTGTCGGAAAGGAGATGTACACCTTTACCGATAAGGGGGATAGAAGCATAACCCTGCGCCCTGAGGGCACTGCCTCGGTGGTGCGCAGCTTTGTTGAAAACAACCTGCATCTTTTACCGCCGCCCCAAAAGTTTTACTACTACGGCCCGATGTTTCGGTATGAGCGGCCTCAAAAGGGACGGCTCAGGCAGTTTTACCAAATCGGCGTTGAGGCTATGGGCAGCTCCGGCCCGCTTATGGATGCCGAGGTTGTTGCAATGGCACACATGATTCTTAAGAAATTAAACTTAACCGGCCTCACAATAGAAATTAACTCCATCGGATGTGCCGGCTGCAGGGTTGCTTACAGGGATGCGATAGTTGAGTTTTTTTCCGAAAAAGAAATGCTCTGCGATGACTGCAAGGTACGCATAGTAAAAAACCCACTGAGACTGCTTGACTGTAAGGTGGAGCGCTGTGTAGGGCAAAGAGCCGGCGCCCCTGTAATTTTCGACTTCCTGTGCAGTGATTGCAAGACCCACCACGAAAGCTTTAAAGAGCTGCTTAGTGCAATGGATATAGATTATAAGGAAAACCCCCATATAGTGCGGGGGCTGGATTACTACAACAGGACGGCATTTGAAATAACCGCCGAGCACCTGGGCGCTCAGAAAGCGGTTGCCGCCGGAGGACGTTATGATAACCTTGTTGCCGACTTTGGCGGGCCGGCAACTGCCGCCGTGGGTTTTGCTATCGGAATGGAACGGCTTGTTTCACTTCTGGGAGTAACTGAAAAACACCCCGGTCCGGTTTTTTATATTGCCCCGCTGGGTAAGGAGGCTCAGACAAGAGCCTTAGTACTCTGCCAATCCTTACGCCAAAGGGCAACTCCCACAGAGATGGGAGACGGTGCCCTTTCCCTAAAAAGCCATCTTAAAAAAGCCGATAAGTTACATGCCTCTTGTGTAGCTATCATTGGAGACAATGAACTAAAAACATCACGGGTTCTGTGTAAAAGACTCTCGGACGCCTTTCAGAGAGAAATCCTCATTAATGATACAGAGGCTCTTATTGCTTTTGCAAACAGTGACGGTGGAGAGCGGTTGTGA
- a CDS encoding YicC family protein codes for MIHSMTGYGCAQRDNLKVEIRSVNHRYLDISIKAPATMLKHEIKLRNILKEHLSRGRVDVYISTSVQASGTRIMVNREFVGALVNMLNELREEFKLSGDVDIATVLSFKDSVIKEDEDPQEDTLEETFREALSGLMDMRGREGQYLFNIVQSRLNILERTIREIRQCQGAAMPAVFEKLRIKLNELLKGSAIDENRLLQEVAIISDKMDISEEIERVESHLKQFNKTLLNNDKIGKGLDFILQELSREANTISSKAGHYDIGAQAVALKLEIEKLREQVQNIE; via the coding sequence GTGATACACAGCATGACCGGCTACGGCTGCGCCCAGAGGGATAATCTTAAAGTGGAAATCCGCTCGGTCAATCACCGTTATCTTGATATTTCTATAAAAGCTCCGGCCACTATGCTTAAACATGAAATAAAGTTAAGAAACATTCTTAAAGAACACTTAAGCCGTGGACGTGTTGATGTCTATATCAGCACATCTGTACAGGCTTCAGGCACAAGGATAATGGTTAACAGGGAGTTTGTCGGTGCTCTTGTGAATATGTTAAATGAGCTGCGGGAAGAGTTTAAACTCAGCGGTGATGTTGACATTGCCACGGTGCTGTCTTTTAAAGATTCCGTGATAAAGGAAGATGAGGACCCGCAGGAGGATACTTTGGAAGAGACCTTCCGTGAGGCACTCTCCGGCCTTATGGATATGAGAGGCCGGGAGGGACAATACCTGTTTAATATTGTCCAAAGCCGCCTTAATATTCTGGAAAGAACAATCAGAGAAATCAGACAGTGTCAGGGGGCCGCTATGCCGGCGGTTTTTGAAAAACTTCGTATCAAACTCAATGAGCTGCTAAAGGGCTCGGCAATAGATGAAAACCGGTTGCTTCAGGAGGTTGCAATCATCTCGGACAAGATGGACATTTCGGAGGAGATTGAGCGTGTGGAAAGCCATCTGAAACAATTTAACAAAACTCTGTTAAATAATGATAAAATAGGTAAAGGACTTGATTTTATATTACAGGAACTGAGCAGGGAGGCTAATACGATATCCTCAAAGGCGGGGCACTATGACATAGGAGCACAGGCGGTGGCTCTGAAACTGGAGATAGAAAAACTTCGTGAGCAGGTTCAGAACATTGAATAA
- the gmk gene encoding guanylate kinase, whose amino-acid sequence MRPKANKGRLYILSAPSGTGKTTLCSSLLSQVAELKESVSFTTRKPRAGEVQDTDYTFTTVDEFKNMLAAGMFIEWAEVFGNYYGTSIKRIDDILSTGCDVLLDIDTQGVRQIKAKHIDAVFIFILPPSLEILEKRLRGRNKDSEEDILRRLRVAREEIKECVFYDYVIVNDVFDLTLSQLKSVIISNRLRADGLDYQWLENNFGIH is encoded by the coding sequence ATGCGACCAAAAGCAAATAAAGGACGGCTTTATATACTCTCTGCGCCGTCGGGGACAGGAAAGACCACGCTGTGTTCATCATTGTTAAGCCAAGTGGCGGAGCTAAAGGAATCCGTATCCTTCACAACCCGTAAACCCAGGGCAGGTGAGGTACAAGACACAGATTATACGTTTACAACAGTGGATGAATTTAAAAACATGCTTGCCGCGGGGATGTTTATAGAGTGGGCGGAGGTCTTTGGCAACTACTACGGCACTTCTATAAAAAGAATAGACGATATACTCTCCACCGGCTGCGATGTACTGCTTGATATAGACACTCAGGGTGTAAGACAGATTAAGGCCAAACACATAGACGCCGTTTTTATCTTCATCTTACCGCCCTCTCTGGAAATCCTTGAGAAGCGGCTGCGGGGAAGAAATAAGGACTCCGAGGAGGATATCCTCAGAAGGCTCCGTGTGGCAAGGGAGGAGATAAAGGAATGCGTTTTTTATGATTATGTTATTGTAAATGATGTTTTTGACCTGACTTTAAGTCAACTGAAATCGGTAATAATATCAAACCGTCTAAGGGCTGACGGCCTTGACTACCAATGGCTTGAAAACAATTTTGGCATACATTAA
- a CDS encoding DNA-directed RNA polymerase subunit omega → MDLISLPIELDDSKIDGRFRLVNIVAQRAKELSHKGKPRISTKAKRITTIALEESLHYILEFITGDEAKQANEEAKRLDYKRFLEEKRRETEQEDLSELEKDLKFYLTEKEEIGKVPSVDIESLFSDGDRPYEDE, encoded by the coding sequence ATGGACTTAATATCATTACCCATTGAGCTTGATGATTCTAAGATAGACGGGCGCTTCAGGCTTGTCAATATTGTAGCGCAGAGAGCAAAGGAATTGTCCCACAAGGGTAAACCCCGAATATCAACCAAAGCCAAACGAATAACCACGATAGCTCTTGAGGAGTCTCTGCACTACATACTTGAGTTCATAACGGGTGATGAGGCTAAGCAGGCAAATGAGGAAGCCAAACGGCTTGATTATAAACGCTTCCTTGAGGAAAAGCGCAGGGAGACCGAGCAGGAGGACCTGTCGGAACTCGAAAAAGACCTCAAGTTCTACCTTACGGAAAAGGAGGAGATCGGCAAGGTGCCTTCAGTAGATATAGAGAGCTTGTTTTCAGATGGGGATAGGCCATACGAGGACGAGTAA
- the coaBC gene encoding bifunctional phosphopantothenoylcysteine decarboxylase/phosphopantothenate--cysteine ligase CoaBC codes for MGIGHTRTSNSAESRYIILGVTGSIAAYKAPELVRAFKAASIGVRVVLTESAARFVSPLSLEVVSGNPVLCDTFAEPMSHIELCRDAAFFLTAPASLNTITKYALPLADNLLSTMFTAYSGHSAIAPAMNSKMYENPIFKRRLEFLKSTGVIEIPPMSGSLACGDTGVGKMADIDTIVSIVMSQLSRPKDMTGMRVLVTAGPTREYIDPVRFITNRSSGKMGYALAYEAAMRGAVVTLISGPVSLPPFTAGRVINVETSHEMETAVLAEYKNAHIVVKAAAVSDFKPDTFSSGKISRQDGFTLTLTKTDDILAKIASERVVSAEGGKTPFIAGFAAETGANVQRAKEKLIKKGIDLIVFNDVTEEGAGFDVDTNIISIVTEERILNYPKMKKEQCAEKILDAILNNRNP; via the coding sequence ATGGGGATAGGCCATACGAGGACGAGTAATAGTGCAGAGAGCCGCTATATTATCTTAGGCGTAACGGGTAGTATTGCGGCGTATAAGGCGCCGGAGCTTGTGCGTGCCTTTAAGGCTGCCTCAATAGGTGTACGTGTTGTGCTGACAGAGTCGGCGGCGCGTTTTGTCTCACCTCTTAGCCTTGAGGTTGTCTCCGGAAATCCGGTTCTTTGTGATACCTTTGCAGAGCCTATGTCACACATAGAGCTTTGCAGGGATGCCGCTTTTTTTTTAACTGCTCCCGCCTCTTTAAACACCATAACCAAGTATGCCCTGCCGCTTGCCGACAACCTCCTTAGTACTATGTTTACGGCCTACAGCGGGCACAGTGCCATAGCCCCTGCAATGAACTCAAAAATGTATGAAAACCCGATATTCAAGCGTCGGCTGGAGTTTCTAAAAAGCACGGGAGTTATTGAGATACCGCCTATGAGCGGCTCACTTGCTTGCGGCGATACCGGTGTGGGCAAAATGGCCGATATAGATACTATCGTATCAATTGTTATGAGTCAGCTCTCCCGCCCAAAAGATATGACGGGAATGAGGGTGCTGGTTACAGCCGGCCCCACCAGAGAGTATATAGACCCTGTAAGATTTATAACTAACCGGTCATCGGGTAAAATGGGCTATGCTTTGGCATATGAGGCGGCAATGCGTGGCGCTGTGGTGACATTAATCAGCGGCCCTGTTTCACTTCCCCCTTTTACTGCAGGGAGGGTTATTAATGTGGAAACCTCCCATGAGATGGAAACAGCAGTGCTTGCTGAGTATAAAAACGCCCACATAGTGGTAAAAGCCGCCGCCGTTTCCGATTTTAAGCCGGATACATTTAGCTCTGGGAAAATAAGCAGACAAGACGGATTTACTTTAACCCTTACCAAAACCGATGATATCCTGGCAAAAATCGCTTCAGAACGTGTTGTGTCTGCAGAGGGTGGGAAAACGCCGTTTATTGCGGGATTTGCTGCAGAGACCGGTGCAAACGTGCAAAGGGCCAAAGAGAAACTCATTAAAAAAGGAATAGACCTCATCGTTTTTAATGATGTTACCGAGGAGGGCGCCGGCTTTGATGTTGACACCAACATTATCTCCATAGTGACGGAGGAGCGGATTCTTAACTATCCAAAGATGAAAAAAGAACAATGTGCAGAAAAAATTCTTGACGCTATACTCAATAACAGGAATCCTTAA